A DNA window from Vigna angularis cultivar LongXiaoDou No.4 chromosome 1, ASM1680809v1, whole genome shotgun sequence contains the following coding sequences:
- the LOC108330443 gene encoding uncharacterized protein LOC108330443: MANQGAKKRKEENARHMARLRQVIIACNVIYVLLRMLVFHSSFTWKHWIGLIFTSLAYVIPYQQLARMATPAYAEDGELLDGGFDMSTGGVCGYLHDVIYITCFVQVMSIISGKFWYTYVVIPAFGAYKSFGFIKGFLPQGSEESFEDEKTRKKREKMEKKASRPKFAKTRTR; encoded by the exons ATGGCGAATCAGGGCGCTAAGAAACGCAAGGAAGAGAATGCTCGTCACATGGCTAGGCTACGCCAAGTCATCATCGCCTGCAAC GTTATCTATGTGTTGCTAAGAATGTTGGTGTTCCATTCGAGTTTCACCTGGAAGCACTGGATTGGGTTGATTTTTACTTCTTTGGCATATGTTATTCCCTATCAACAGCTCGCAAGGATGGCAACTCCTGCTTACGCTGAAGATGGTGAACTTTTAGATGGTGGGTTTGATATGTCTACAGGTGGAGTTTGTGG ATATTTACACGATGTTATCTACATAACATGTTTTGTGCAAGTCATGTCCATTATCTCTGGAAAGTTCTGGTATACATATGTTGTG ATACCGGCTTTTGGAGCATACAAGTCCTTTGGCTTCATTAAAGGATTTTTGCCACAAGGTTCAGAG GAATCATTTGAAGATGAAAAGACCCGCAAGAAGAGGGAAAAGATGGAGAAGAAGGCATCGAGACCCAAGTTTGCGAAGACAAGAACTAGATAG
- the LOC108330435 gene encoding two-component response regulator ARR5 isoform X1: MAITGEIFRQNLTELLEESPSGSPELHVLAVDDSLVDRNVIERLLKVSSCKVTIVESGTRALQYLGLEGETGSLGLDSAKVNLIMTDYSMPGMTGYELLKKIKQESSVFREIPVVIMSSENALTRIDRCLEEGAEEFLLKPVKLSDVRRLKDFIMKGKVKDVEKKSLKRMRSTDCSPPLSATYSPISLPCDPSPLSSKKARL; the protein is encoded by the exons ATGGCCATCACCGGTGAGATTTTCCGGCAAAACTTAACGGAATTGCTCGAGGAGTCTCCTTCTGGTTCGCCAGAGCTTCACGTTCTTGCCGTTGATGACAGCCTCGTTGATCGCAATGTCATCGAACGCTTGCTCAAGGTTTCTTCCTGCAAAG TGACGATTGTGGAGAGTGGAACGCGTGCTCTTCAGTATCTGGGCTTGGAAGGAGAGACCGGTTCTCTCGGGTTGGAT AGTGCGAAGGTTAATCTCATAATGACGGATTACTCCATGCCGGGGATGACAGGATACGAATTACTCAAGAAAATCAAG CAGGAGTCTTCCGTGTTTAGAGAGATTCCAGTGGTTATCATGTCGTCGGAGAATGCATTGACTCGAATTGATAG GTGCCTGGAGGAAGGAGCAGAGGAGTTTCTGTTGAAACCTGTAAAATTGTCAGATGTAAGACGCTTGAAAGATTTCATCATGAAAGGGAAAGTGAAGgatgttgaaaaaaaatctCTCAAAAGAATGAGGTCAACTGATTGCAGTCCACCACTGTCTGCAACATACTCACCCATCTCTCTTCCATGCGATCCGTCACCATTATCCTCAAAGAAGGCTAGATTGTGA
- the LOC108330435 gene encoding two-component response regulator ARR5 isoform X2, producing MAITGEIFRQNLTELLEESPSGSPELHVLAVDDSLVDRNVIERLLKVSSCKVTIVESGTRALQYLGLEGETGSLGLDSAKVNLIMTDYSMPGMTGYELLKKIKESSVFREIPVVIMSSENALTRIDRCLEEGAEEFLLKPVKLSDVRRLKDFIMKGKVKDVEKKSLKRMRSTDCSPPLSATYSPISLPCDPSPLSSKKARL from the exons ATGGCCATCACCGGTGAGATTTTCCGGCAAAACTTAACGGAATTGCTCGAGGAGTCTCCTTCTGGTTCGCCAGAGCTTCACGTTCTTGCCGTTGATGACAGCCTCGTTGATCGCAATGTCATCGAACGCTTGCTCAAGGTTTCTTCCTGCAAAG TGACGATTGTGGAGAGTGGAACGCGTGCTCTTCAGTATCTGGGCTTGGAAGGAGAGACCGGTTCTCTCGGGTTGGAT AGTGCGAAGGTTAATCTCATAATGACGGATTACTCCATGCCGGGGATGACAGGATACGAATTACTCAAGAAAATCAAG GAGTCTTCCGTGTTTAGAGAGATTCCAGTGGTTATCATGTCGTCGGAGAATGCATTGACTCGAATTGATAG GTGCCTGGAGGAAGGAGCAGAGGAGTTTCTGTTGAAACCTGTAAAATTGTCAGATGTAAGACGCTTGAAAGATTTCATCATGAAAGGGAAAGTGAAGgatgttgaaaaaaaatctCTCAAAAGAATGAGGTCAACTGATTGCAGTCCACCACTGTCTGCAACATACTCACCCATCTCTCTTCCATGCGATCCGTCACCATTATCCTCAAAGAAGGCTAGATTGTGA
- the LOC108330426 gene encoding uncharacterized protein LOC108330426, producing MEEEKAAAYYEELTRKGEGAARFKQGLGFSSSASNDDVPKPGSALASSSSFLSKFVKASSTASQSDNPPQVNATSAPSEPEKQAQLQSIHDKLKKKHSSEPRVSSRERDRDRSRRRSRSRDRYRESRRRSKSRERYRYRDSEGDRERGRRRSRSRSVSPRRQRRSEKEANDIGKAGEARKGRNVGTDYSNLIEGYDRMSSAERVKAKMKLQLSQTAAHDSEKGVGWERFEFNKDAPLDDEEIEVAEDDASLVKHIGQSFRFSAVQARREEQIQAAHEEAMFGTPALPPPTSTDSEPERENEKEVDKKNMVTSLLSETLLAKPKGSWRDRVRQA from the exons atggaagaagaaaaagcagCGGCGTACTACGAAGAGTTGACCCGCAAGGGCGAGGGGGCCGCAAGATTCAAACAAGGTCTCGGCTTTTCCTCTTCCGCATCAAACGACGACGTTCCCAAACCCGGCTCCGCCCTcgcctcctcctcctcctttcTCTCCAAATTCGTCAAAGCCTCCTCCACCGCTTCCCAATCCGACAACCCACCGCAAGTTAATGCTACCTCCGCTCCTTCCGAGCCGGAGAAGCAAGCGCAACTGCAATCCATTCACGACAAGCTCAAGAAGAAGCATTCTTCCGAGCCTAGGGTTTCCAGCAGGGAGAGGGATAGGGATAGGAGTAGAAGACGAAGCAGGAGCAGAGACAGATACAGGGAATCGCGGAGGCGAAGCAAGAGTAGAGAGAGATATAGGTATAGAGATTCCGAAGGGGATAGGGAGAGAGGGAGACGGAGAAGTCGAAGCAGAAGCGTTTCTCCTCGCAGACAGCGTAGGTCGGAGAAGGAGGCGAATGATATAGGAAAAGCGGGTGAAGCGAGAAAGGGAAGGAATGTTGGGACTGATTATTCCAACCTAATTGAAGGTTATGACCGTATG TCATCGGCTGAAAGAGTCAAAGCCAAGATGAAGCTTCAGCTCTCTCAAACTG CTGCACATGATTCAGAAAAGGGCGTGGGATGGGAGCGATTTGAGTTTAACAAGGATGCCCCTCTTGATGATGAAGAAATTGAAG TCGCTGAAGATGATGCATCCTTAGTCAAACACATCGGCCAAAGTTTCAGATTTTCTGCAGTTCAg GCTAGGAGGGAGGAACAAATACAAGCTGCTCATGAAGAAGCAATGTTTGGTACTCCGGCTCTTCCACCTCCCACTAGTACAGATAGTGAGCCTGAAAGGGAGAACGAGAAGGaggttgataaaaaaaatatggttaCAAGCCTCTTAAGTGAAACA TTGCTGGCCAAGCCAAAGGGGTCTTGGCGTGATCGGGTTCGGCAGGCTTAG